From the genome of Prevotella herbatica, one region includes:
- a CDS encoding TerC/Alx family metal homeostasis membrane protein, which produces MHYSEIIFFGCFIAFIVGILLVDLLVIDKEAHEVSMKEAGTWTAVWITLALAFSAFLWFHGDLVHGIHNMSDLQLVVSRYADHMKINPNDFEGSVQMYRQHMTISYITGYLIEKTLSVDNLFVMMMIFTSFGVKKKDYQRVLNWGILGAIVMRFIFIFLGAAVIRRFDWILIIFGGFLLYSGVKMFIDRNKDESHVDVEHHPIVKLLRKYFPFISPLMVTVIFIEFSDLIFAFDSIPAVFSVSLDPYVVFFSNIFAILGLRAMFFLLAGVADRFRYLKPGVCVLLVFIGVKLLIHKYVEIGTIESLIFILAVLTVSIGLSLVIPEKKKLQ; this is translated from the coding sequence ATGCATTATTCAGAGATAATATTTTTTGGATGCTTTATCGCATTCATTGTAGGTATTCTATTGGTCGATCTTCTGGTTATTGACAAAGAAGCTCATGAAGTTTCAATGAAAGAAGCCGGAACTTGGACCGCTGTATGGATAACTCTAGCTTTAGCTTTTTCGGCTTTTTTGTGGTTTCATGGTGATTTAGTACATGGCATACACAACATGTCTGACCTGCAACTGGTTGTATCCCGATATGCAGACCACATGAAAATCAATCCTAATGATTTTGAAGGTTCTGTGCAGATGTACCGTCAGCACATGACTATTTCTTACATAACAGGTTATTTAATAGAAAAGACTTTATCCGTTGATAATCTGTTTGTTATGATGATGATATTTACATCATTCGGAGTTAAGAAAAAAGATTATCAAAGAGTTCTTAACTGGGGCATTCTTGGTGCTATAGTTATGAGGTTTATCTTCATCTTCCTTGGTGCAGCTGTAATAAGACGATTCGACTGGATACTGATTATATTTGGTGGCTTCTTACTTTATAGTGGTGTGAAAATGTTTATCGACAGAAACAAAGATGAAAGTCATGTTGATGTAGAGCATCATCCTATAGTGAAACTACTCAGGAAGTATTTCCCGTTTATATCACCGTTAATGGTAACAGTGATATTTATTGAGTTCAGTGACTTGATATTTGCTTTTGATAGTATCCCTGCGGTATTCTCTGTATCGTTAGATCCTTATGTTGTATTCTTCTCAAACATATTTGCGATATTGGGATTGAGAGCAATGTTCTTCCTTCTGGCTGGTGTTGCTGATCGTTTTAGATATCTCAAACCTGGTGTATGCGTACTTCTTGTATTCATTGGTGTTAAACTGCTTATACATAAGTATGTGGAGATTGGAACTATAGAATCATTGATATTTATTCTAGCCGTTCTCACGGTCAGCATAGGACTGTCATTGGTAATTCCTGAAAAGAAAAAACTACAATAA
- a CDS encoding YhcH/YjgK/YiaL family protein: protein MKKIILFMLFMCTLCAHGQHNGYYTQYYNNPELLKQAKTWVESGEWRQGFNGAAPHSSVNVIDFYQQYQRNPKAWQAMFHWLATHDLLAIPAGRHEIEGTDLVASVEDSENRPLEKQNSESHYHHIDFQYVVSGVERFGILDHYTSTPNCKYDARKDVIHYNYKADRTRFYDSKPDEFFIFFPRDWHIAKINNSGNDQKIRVIVVKQKAIL, encoded by the coding sequence ATGAAAAAAATTATTTTATTTATGCTGTTCATGTGCACTTTATGTGCGCATGGTCAGCATAATGGTTATTATACGCAATACTATAATAACCCTGAACTATTGAAGCAAGCAAAAACATGGGTAGAATCTGGTGAGTGGAGACAAGGTTTTAATGGTGCAGCTCCTCACAGTAGTGTTAACGTTATCGACTTCTACCAACAGTATCAGCGCAATCCTAAAGCATGGCAAGCCATGTTTCATTGGTTAGCTACTCATGATTTACTAGCTATTCCTGCCGGCAGACATGAAATTGAAGGTACTGATTTGGTAGCAAGTGTTGAGGACAGCGAAAACAGACCTTTAGAGAAGCAAAACAGTGAAAGCCATTATCATCATATTGATTTTCAGTATGTTGTCAGTGGAGTAGAGAGATTTGGCATTTTAGACCATTACACAAGTACTCCTAATTGTAAATATGACGCCCGCAAGGATGTCATACATTATAATTACAAAGCAGATCGTACACGTTTTTATGACAGTAAGCCTGATGAATTCTTTATTTTCTTTCCTAGAGACTGGCACATCGCAAAGATAAACAATTCAGGAAATGATCAAAAGATAAGAGTGATTGTCGTTAAGCAAAAAGCGATTTTATAA
- a CDS encoding citrate/2-methylcitrate synthase: MKKEYLIYKLSDAVKNTCKIPQETFQEYGVKRGLRNEDGSGVLVGLTNIGNVVGYDRDKDGKLQPCAGKLFYRGYEVDDLVSPLLKEKRFGFEEIAFLLLSGELPDKEELAAFRELLNDNMPLDHRTIVHIIDLEGSNIMNILARCVLEMYTFDPNPDDISRDNLMRQSIELIAKFPTIIAYAYNIYRHSVQGQSLHIRYPKENLSIAENFLFMLKHNRYTELDARTLDLLLIIQAEHGGGNNSTFTVRVTSSTRTDTYSSIAAGIGSLKGPLHGGANIKVINMFHHLKEQIKDWKNTDEIDTYLNRMLNKEAYDNTGLIYGIGHAVYTMSDPRAVELKRLAGELATEKGRREEYDFLCLLEQEGVKSVSAFRKTKKPICANLDFYSGFIYEMIGLPQEIYTPIFAMARIVGWTAHRIEELNYDGRRIIRPAYKNIQGQKEYLPIDKR, encoded by the coding sequence ATGAAGAAGGAATATTTAATTTACAAACTGTCTGATGCAGTTAAGAACACGTGCAAGATTCCACAGGAAACTTTCCAGGAATATGGCGTGAAAAGAGGACTTCGCAACGAAGACGGTTCCGGTGTCCTTGTAGGACTTACCAATATAGGTAATGTTGTGGGATATGATCGAGATAAAGACGGCAAGCTCCAGCCATGCGCAGGAAAACTTTTCTATCGTGGTTATGAAGTTGACGACTTGGTATCTCCGCTTCTAAAAGAAAAGAGATTCGGTTTTGAGGAAATCGCTTTCCTGTTACTTTCAGGTGAATTGCCTGATAAGGAAGAATTAGCTGCATTCCGTGAACTGCTGAATGACAACATGCCACTTGATCATCGTACCATAGTTCATATCATTGATCTTGAAGGATCTAATATCATGAATATATTGGCAAGATGCGTGTTGGAAATGTACACATTTGACCCTAATCCTGATGATATAAGCCGTGATAATCTTATGCGACAGAGCATTGAGCTTATTGCTAAATTCCCTACGATTATAGCTTACGCATATAATATATACAGACATAGCGTTCAAGGGCAAAGCTTGCATATACGTTACCCTAAGGAGAATCTTAGTATTGCAGAGAATTTCTTATTTATGCTGAAGCATAATCGCTATACAGAACTAGATGCGAGAACGCTTGACCTTCTGTTGATTATTCAGGCAGAACATGGTGGTGGTAACAACTCTACATTCACAGTTCGTGTGACGTCATCAACTCGTACAGATACCTATTCAAGTATTGCTGCAGGTATTGGTTCTTTGAAAGGTCCGTTGCATGGTGGTGCTAACATTAAGGTTATCAACATGTTCCATCACTTGAAAGAGCAGATAAAGGATTGGAAAAATACGGATGAGATAGACACATATCTGAATCGTATGCTTAACAAAGAGGCTTATGACAATACAGGACTTATCTATGGTATCGGCCACGCAGTTTATACAATGAGTGATCCTCGCGCAGTTGAATTAAAGAGACTTGCAGGCGAGTTAGCTACCGAGAAGGGACGTAGAGAAGAATATGATTTCTTGTGTTTGCTTGAACAAGAAGGTGTTAAAAGTGTTTCAGCATTCAGAAAGACAAAGAAACCTATTTGCGCAAACCTTGATTTCTACAGCGGATTTATCTATGAGATGATTGGTCTGCCACAAGAGATTTATACACCAATATTTGCGATGGCGCGCATCGTTGGATGGACTGCTCACCGCATAGAAGAATTGAATTATGATGGAAGAAGAATCATTCGTCCAGCGTATAAGAATATACAAGGGCAGAAAGAATATCTGCCAATTGACAAACGATGA
- a CDS encoding aconitate hydratase: MILDIEMLRSFYASYSESVDKAKETIKRPLTYAEKVLFAHMYENADLKLFKRGVDYVNFRPDRVAMQDATAQMALLQFMNAGKNKVAVPASVHCDHLIRADIGVEKDLPSATATNKEVYDFLKSVSKKYHIGFWGPGAGIIHQVVLENYAFPGGMMVGTDSHTPNAGGLGMIAVGVGGADAVDVLTGQPWELKMPKLIGVRLHGKLSGWASPKDVILKILGILTVKGGTNSILEYFGEGLESISTTGKATICNMGAELGATCSIFPYDNNADEYLRNTGREEVAFFAKNNIKNLRADDEVYATPEKYYDQIIDIDLNEVEPHLNGPFTPDAATPISQMKIKGPANDYPMDVEVALIGSCTNSSYQDLARAASVARQAYKQNIPVKAQLIINPGSEQIRCTAERDGILDDLKKIGAVIMTNACGPCIGQWKRHTDDNNRKNAIVTSFNRNFRRRADGNPNTFAFIAGPELTTAIAISGRLDFNPATDMVCDKDGNYVKLDEPTGYTFPPKGFTVENNGFIAPSESNGNIEIIISEQSDRLQKLEPFAEWNGEDYKNMPLLIKTKGKCTTDHISMAGPWLKFRGHLQNISDNLLMGAVNAFNDESNCVKDQLDGEYKEVSSAAKDYKQNNIDSIVIAEDNYGEGSSREHAAMEPRFLNVKVILAKSFARIHETNLKKQGMLALTFVNKDDYDKVQEDDRISISGLTAFAPGKHLIVILKHNDGLTEEIEVEHTYNDTQIAWFKAGSALNYARLNK, from the coding sequence ATGATACTGGATATAGAAATGTTACGAAGTTTTTATGCTTCATATTCAGAAAGCGTAGATAAAGCTAAAGAAACTATCAAGCGCCCGCTCACCTATGCAGAGAAAGTGCTTTTTGCACACATGTATGAAAATGCAGATCTTAAACTCTTTAAAAGGGGTGTTGATTATGTGAATTTTCGTCCTGACAGAGTAGCAATGCAAGACGCGACAGCACAGATGGCTTTATTGCAGTTTATGAATGCAGGAAAAAACAAAGTTGCAGTTCCGGCATCAGTGCATTGTGATCATCTTATCCGTGCTGATATTGGTGTAGAAAAAGATTTACCTTCAGCCACTGCTACAAATAAAGAAGTTTATGATTTCTTGAAGTCTGTATCTAAAAAATATCATATTGGCTTCTGGGGTCCTGGAGCTGGTATCATTCATCAGGTTGTATTAGAGAACTATGCGTTCCCTGGTGGCATGATGGTAGGAACAGACTCTCATACTCCTAATGCCGGTGGCTTGGGTATGATTGCCGTTGGTGTAGGAGGTGCTGATGCTGTCGATGTATTGACAGGACAACCATGGGAACTAAAGATGCCTAAACTTATTGGAGTTAGACTTCATGGAAAATTGTCAGGATGGGCTAGTCCGAAAGACGTTATTTTGAAAATATTGGGCATACTTACTGTCAAGGGTGGTACAAATTCTATATTGGAATACTTTGGTGAAGGACTTGAATCTATCTCAACAACAGGCAAAGCCACTATCTGTAATATGGGAGCTGAATTGGGAGCTACATGCTCTATATTCCCTTATGACAATAATGCCGATGAATATCTGAGAAATACAGGACGTGAAGAAGTTGCATTTTTCGCGAAAAACAACATAAAGAATCTTCGTGCAGACGATGAGGTTTATGCTACACCAGAAAAGTATTACGATCAGATTATTGATATTGACTTGAATGAAGTTGAGCCACATCTTAATGGTCCATTCACTCCTGATGCCGCGACACCTATATCACAAATGAAGATCAAAGGCCCAGCCAACGACTATCCAATGGATGTTGAGGTGGCTTTGATAGGAAGTTGCACCAACTCCAGCTATCAGGATTTGGCACGTGCCGCTAGTGTTGCCCGACAGGCATATAAGCAAAATATTCCAGTTAAAGCACAACTAATTATAAATCCTGGATCTGAACAGATTAGGTGTACAGCGGAACGTGACGGAATTCTTGACGATTTGAAGAAAATCGGAGCTGTGATAATGACAAATGCCTGCGGACCGTGTATAGGACAGTGGAAACGTCATACCGATGATAATAATCGTAAGAACGCCATTGTTACATCATTCAATCGTAACTTCCGACGCCGTGCAGACGGTAATCCAAATACATTCGCTTTCATTGCTGGTCCGGAACTCACAACGGCAATAGCAATATCTGGCAGGCTAGACTTTAATCCAGCAACAGATATGGTTTGTGATAAAGACGGGAACTATGTGAAGCTTGATGAGCCAACTGGATATACATTCCCTCCAAAGGGATTCACTGTAGAAAACAATGGATTTATAGCACCGTCAGAAAGCAATGGTAACATAGAAATAATTATATCAGAACAATCTGATCGACTACAAAAGTTGGAACCTTTTGCTGAATGGAACGGTGAGGATTACAAAAATATGCCTTTGCTCATAAAGACTAAAGGTAAATGCACTACTGATCATATCTCTATGGCAGGACCATGGCTTAAGTTCCGAGGACACTTACAAAACATCTCTGATAATCTTCTTATGGGAGCGGTTAATGCTTTCAATGATGAAAGTAACTGTGTGAAAGATCAATTAGACGGAGAATACAAGGAAGTATCCAGTGCTGCTAAAGACTATAAGCAGAATAATATAGACTCGATCGTCATTGCTGAAGACAATTATGGAGAAGGTTCAAGCCGTGAACACGCTGCAATGGAACCACGCTTCTTAAATGTTAAGGTTATATTGGCAAAGAGTTTCGCACGTATACATGAGACAAATCTTAAAAAACAAGGTATGCTAGCGCTTACCTTCGTAAACAAAGATGATTATGACAAGGTGCAAGAAGATGATCGCATTTCTATTTCTGGCTTGACTGCTTTTGCACCTGGCAAACATCTGATTGTGATATTGAAACACAATGACGGTTTAACAGAAGAGATAGAGGTTGAACACACTTATAATGATACGCAAATAGCATGGTTTAAAGCCGGAAGTGCTCTCAATTATGCAAGGTTAAACAAATAA
- the rmuC gene encoding DNA recombination protein RmuC, with translation MIILYVLVGLILGGGVAYMFLNGKLTQAKVAYGSLETQLNAEKTLHENDVNALKDKYEHELELRNEQNSKENAMRQQQFNEQLNTIKEQFQNLATRVLEQTTAKLKTDNIESIDNITKPLKQNIVQLQDAISKTNNETAKNTASLSEQLKTMAEQTDKINQSATRLTNVMRGANKVQGNWGELALMNLLDSQGLRLGIDYDVQQTITDEKGNAVINDESGKKMIPDVVLHYPNNEDVIIDSKMTIDAYANYMNSEDEIAKKKYADDVVKSIRTQFTQLSKKDYSAYVKAPRCAIDFVIMYIPYEGALQLALASDPKLWHDAFEKHVFITSQQNLMAILKIIQIAWRQYTQSENQKRVFDMADELLKRVGEFIKRFDKVGKDIDTLHKDYDEAYKKAHTGRQSIVQKANDLKQLGAKESANLPIPEADPSLE, from the coding sequence ATGATTATATTATATGTTTTGGTAGGCTTAATACTTGGAGGTGGTGTTGCCTATATGTTTTTAAATGGTAAACTGACACAGGCTAAAGTTGCTTATGGAAGTTTGGAAACACAGCTCAATGCCGAAAAGACATTACACGAGAATGATGTTAATGCCTTAAAAGATAAATATGAACACGAACTGGAACTGCGTAATGAGCAGAATTCTAAAGAGAATGCAATGCGCCAGCAACAATTCAACGAACAACTTAATACAATCAAGGAACAATTCCAAAATCTTGCAACAAGAGTATTGGAACAGACGACAGCTAAACTAAAGACTGATAATATTGAATCGATAGACAATATTACAAAACCACTGAAACAGAATATTGTTCAACTCCAAGATGCTATCAGTAAAACAAATAATGAGACTGCGAAGAATACTGCATCACTATCTGAACAACTAAAGACAATGGCCGAACAGACTGATAAGATTAACCAATCGGCTACAAGACTTACAAATGTGATGCGTGGTGCAAATAAGGTACAGGGTAATTGGGGAGAACTTGCATTGATGAATCTTTTAGACAGTCAAGGACTCCGACTAGGGATAGATTATGATGTGCAGCAGACTATAACTGACGAAAAAGGTAATGCTGTTATCAATGATGAAAGCGGAAAGAAAATGATTCCCGACGTTGTATTGCATTATCCTAACAACGAGGATGTAATTATCGATTCTAAGATGACAATTGATGCTTATGCTAATTACATGAATTCAGAAGACGAAATCGCAAAGAAGAAGTATGCCGATGATGTCGTTAAGAGCATACGTACTCAGTTCACGCAACTATCAAAGAAGGATTACAGTGCTTATGTGAAAGCTCCTAGATGCGCCATCGACTTTGTTATTATGTACATTCCTTATGAGGGAGCTTTGCAATTGGCTTTAGCATCTGATCCTAAATTGTGGCATGATGCATTTGAGAAACACGTGTTTATCACCAGTCAGCAAAATCTTATGGCTATACTAAAGATCATACAGATTGCATGGAGACAATACACACAGTCTGAAAATCAGAAACGTGTATTTGACATGGCTGACGAACTACTTAAACGAGTGGGGGAATTCATTAAGCGATTTGATAAGGTTGGAAAGGATATAGACACCTTACACAAAGATTATGACGAGGCATATAAAAAAGCACATACTGGAAGACAAAGCATCGTTCAGAAAGCAAACGATTTAAAGCAGTTGGGAGCAAAAGAAAGTGCTAATCTTCCTATTCCAGAAGCTGACCCATCACTTGAATGA
- a CDS encoding MATE family efflux transporter, producing the protein MISIDKNILKLAIPSIISNITVPLIGLVDLTIIGHVGSVSYIGAISVGTMIFNVIYWMFGFLRMGNSGMASQALGRQDNKTLRQLLVRSMVIAVSIGLALIIMQNPLRELALWAIGPSKNVISLAAIYFNICIWGAPAVLSLYGLNGWFIGMQNTKIPMYVAVLQNIINVIFSLLFVLVFKMKIEGVAYGTLIAQWSGWAIAMFFAMKRIKLIKGFGKAHITLKWIDIFSVNRDIFIRTLFLVSVNLSFTAVGARHGDIILSVNTLLMTFFTIFSYIMDGFAFAAEALCGKAYGEEDKTKFSLTVRRLMRWGLYMAIVFTLLYIGSGNHLLGLITNNKDVIAAASPYMLWAILIPICGFMAFVFDGIYIGSTATRYMLISSFIATICFYTVYFSLESRFGNHALWIAFILFLLMRGVIQYALLNKVKSKIVQL; encoded by the coding sequence ATGATTTCTATAGATAAAAACATACTAAAGCTTGCAATACCTTCGATAATATCAAATATTACCGTACCGCTTATCGGACTGGTAGATCTCACAATAATAGGGCATGTAGGATCGGTATCGTATATCGGTGCCATTTCCGTTGGAACCATGATATTCAATGTTATATATTGGATGTTTGGTTTTTTAAGAATGGGCAACAGTGGCATGGCATCTCAAGCATTGGGACGTCAGGATAATAAAACTTTAAGACAACTTCTTGTGCGCTCTATGGTAATAGCTGTTTCTATAGGATTAGCACTGATAATAATGCAGAATCCATTACGAGAATTGGCTCTTTGGGCAATTGGTCCGTCTAAAAATGTAATATCACTTGCAGCAATATATTTTAATATCTGTATATGGGGGGCGCCGGCTGTATTGTCATTATATGGCTTAAACGGATGGTTCATTGGTATGCAGAATACAAAGATACCAATGTATGTAGCTGTTTTACAGAATATAATCAATGTGATTTTTAGTTTGCTGTTTGTCTTGGTTTTTAAGATGAAAATAGAGGGTGTTGCCTATGGAACATTAATTGCACAATGGAGCGGATGGGCAATAGCAATGTTTTTTGCCATGAAACGGATTAAACTCATTAAAGGTTTTGGCAAGGCACATATTACTCTGAAATGGATTGATATATTTAGTGTAAACCGTGATATATTTATTAGAACCTTATTTCTAGTTTCTGTTAATCTATCATTTACAGCGGTCGGAGCCCGTCATGGAGATATAATACTTTCCGTAAACACGTTATTAATGACCTTCTTCACTATATTTTCATATATAATGGATGGTTTTGCATTTGCAGCCGAAGCCTTATGTGGTAAAGCCTACGGCGAAGAAGATAAAACTAAATTTAGTCTTACCGTAAGGCGACTCATGCGTTGGGGATTATATATGGCAATCGTATTTACATTATTATATATAGGTAGTGGAAATCATCTATTAGGATTGATAACCAATAATAAAGATGTTATTGCCGCAGCTTCACCATATATGTTATGGGCTATACTCATACCAATATGTGGATTCATGGCATTTGTATTCGATGGTATCTACATCGGTTCTACAGCCACACGATATATGTTGATTTCATCATTCATAGCTACAATATGTTTCTACACAGTGTATTTTTCCTTAGAGTCTAGATTTGGAAATCATGCACTATGGATAGCTTTTATATTGTTTTTATTGATGCGGGGAGTTATTCAGTATGCATTATTAAATAAAGTAAAATCTAAAATAGTTCAATTATGA
- a CDS encoding trypsin-like peptidase domain-containing protein — MKNYGNRVYVTACIIALGLSAGTFVSANAAPAIMNAAPAQPVDLTYAAEKAVPAVVHIKYVQNSKVQTVDAGQGDPFDFFDPFGFFGNPDQNNGGSQKRRMQTPKREATGSGVIISEDGYIVTNNHVVNGADELTVTLNDNREFSARIIGTDPNTDLALIKINAKNLPTLPVGDSDNLKVGEWVLAVGNPYNLSSTVTAGIVSAKARSIGGGGGEGPSISSFIQTDAAINPGNSGGALVNTRGELVGINAMLYSQTGSYSGYGFAIPTTIMNKVISDLKQYGTVQRAVLGIQGGDVLNYINSQKDEHKDVDLGTNEGVYVADVVEGSSAAAAGIAKGDVIINADGKKITKMSELQELLSRKRPGDEVNIVYLHNKNKKSKTIQLKNAQGNTKVVKTADLDVLGASFRPISEQQKKDLDISFGLEVTKVSKGAIKNGGIDEGFIMQYANDTPLKSISDLQDLVKSASTSKDPVLIIKGVWPTGKRDYKVVKLSE, encoded by the coding sequence ATGAAAAATTACGGTAATCGTGTTTATGTCACCGCGTGCATAATTGCACTCGGTCTCTCAGCGGGTACATTTGTAAGTGCAAATGCTGCACCTGCTATTATGAATGCTGCTCCAGCTCAGCCTGTAGACTTGACTTATGCTGCCGAGAAAGCTGTTCCTGCCGTTGTGCATATTAAATATGTACAGAACTCAAAGGTACAAACTGTTGATGCTGGCCAAGGAGATCCTTTTGATTTCTTCGACCCATTTGGCTTTTTTGGAAATCCAGATCAAAACAATGGCGGTAGTCAAAAGCGTCGAATGCAGACTCCAAAAAGAGAAGCTACTGGAAGTGGTGTTATTATAAGCGAAGACGGATATATCGTAACAAATAATCATGTTGTTAATGGTGCCGATGAACTTACGGTTACATTAAACGATAACAGAGAGTTTTCTGCAAGAATTATCGGTACAGACCCAAATACGGATTTGGCACTTATAAAAATAAATGCAAAGAATCTCCCAACTCTTCCTGTTGGTGACAGTGATAACCTTAAAGTAGGCGAATGGGTCCTAGCTGTAGGAAATCCATATAATCTTAGTTCTACTGTTACAGCTGGAATTGTAAGTGCAAAAGCCCGTTCTATTGGCGGCGGAGGTGGCGAAGGCCCTTCTATTTCAAGTTTCATCCAGACTGATGCTGCCATTAATCCAGGAAACTCAGGAGGTGCTTTGGTAAATACACGTGGTGAACTTGTCGGTATTAATGCTATGCTTTATTCACAGACTGGTTCTTATAGCGGTTACGGCTTTGCAATTCCTACAACAATTATGAATAAGGTCATTAGTGACTTGAAACAATATGGTACTGTTCAGCGCGCCGTACTTGGTATTCAGGGTGGTGATGTACTTAATTATATCAATAGCCAAAAAGACGAGCATAAGGATGTTGACCTCGGTACCAATGAAGGAGTGTATGTAGCAGACGTTGTTGAAGGTAGTTCTGCAGCTGCTGCAGGTATTGCTAAGGGTGATGTGATTATCAACGCAGACGGAAAGAAGATAACAAAAATGTCAGAACTTCAGGAGCTTTTATCAAGGAAACGTCCTGGCGATGAGGTAAACATTGTTTATCTTCACAATAAAAACAAAAAGTCAAAGACCATACAGCTAAAGAATGCACAAGGTAACACAAAGGTTGTTAAGACTGCAGACTTAGATGTATTAGGAGCTAGCTTCCGCCCTATTAGCGAACAGCAAAAGAAAGATTTGGATATTAGTTTCGGTCTTGAAGTAACGAAGGTTAGCAAGGGAGCAATTAAAAATGGTGGCATTGATGAAGGATTTATTATGCAATATGCTAATGATACACCTTTGAAGAGCATCAGCGACCTACAGGATTTGGTAAAGAGTGCTTCTACAAGTAAGGATCCTGTTTTGATTATTAAAGGCGTTTGGCCAACTGGAAAGCGTGACTATAAAGTGGTAAAACTTTCAGAATAA
- a CDS encoding sigma-70 family RNA polymerase sigma factor: MRQLKITKSITNRESASLDKYLQEIGHEDLISVEEEVELAQRIKKGDRIALEKLTKANLRFVVSVAKQYQNQGLSLPDLINEGNLGLIKAAEKFDETRGFKFISYAVWWIRQSILQAIAEQSRIVRLPLNQVGSVNKINRMLNKFEQENERYPSIEEIADKIDLPEDKIADAMKVNGRHVSVDAPFIDGEDNSLLDVLPNNDATMADNELVQESLRDEISRALKTLNERERSIVEAFFGINQSEMTLEEIGDKYGLTRERVRQIKEKAIRRLRHNTKNKYLKSYLGQ, from the coding sequence ATGAGACAACTGAAAATCACAAAATCAATAACTAATCGAGAAAGTGCATCGCTCGATAAATACTTACAGGAAATAGGTCATGAAGATTTGATTTCTGTAGAGGAAGAAGTTGAACTTGCGCAACGTATTAAAAAAGGTGACCGCATTGCTCTAGAGAAACTCACGAAAGCTAATCTGAGATTTGTGGTCTCTGTCGCGAAACAATATCAGAACCAGGGACTAAGTTTGCCTGATTTGATTAACGAAGGAAATTTGGGATTGATAAAAGCTGCAGAGAAATTTGACGAAACAAGAGGATTCAAATTTATTTCCTATGCAGTGTGGTGGATTAGGCAAAGTATTTTACAGGCTATAGCTGAACAAAGCAGAATTGTCAGACTACCGTTGAATCAGGTTGGGTCTGTAAATAAGATAAACCGGATGCTGAACAAATTTGAACAAGAAAATGAACGTTATCCGAGTATAGAGGAGATTGCCGATAAAATAGATTTACCAGAAGACAAGATAGCAGACGCTATGAAGGTTAATGGTAGACATGTGTCTGTAGACGCACCTTTTATTGATGGAGAAGATAATAGTCTTTTAGATGTGCTTCCAAATAATGATGCAACAATGGCTGACAATGAACTTGTGCAGGAATCGTTGCGTGATGAGATTTCAAGGGCATTGAAAACTCTTAATGAAAGAGAACGTAGTATTGTAGAAGCATTTTTTGGTATAAATCAGTCAGAAATGACATTGGAAGAGATTGGTGATAAGTATGGTTTGACTCGTGAACGTGTCAGACAAATAAAAGAGAAAGCCATACGTCGCCTTCGACATAATACTAAAAATAAATATCTAAAATCTTATCTTGGACAATAA